The genomic stretch CGCCGGTTGCCACTGCGCTTTGGCTAACAGCATACTTTCGGTATCAACGGTTAACCTTGCGACTTTAATCTGTGCCGATAAAGTACCCCCAGCTTTAAGAATACCCGAAGTGATCGTTGAATACGTCATGAAATAGCTGGCATCACCACCAAGCGATAGTGTCACTGGTTTTTCCATCAATAGATCACGACGAAAATGCTGAGGAATAACTAAAAAGCCTTTTATTACCCCTTGCTCAATTAACGCCTCGGCATCACCTACCGAATCAACCTGACCAGCAATATGTGCATCTGGCGTCGCGTTCACCATGCGGATCAACTCACGACTCACCGAACTGCGGTCATAATCAATAATGACTATTTCTGCATCTCTTGATACCTGCTGAGAATACGGCAATGGGTACAAGATAGAGTACATAATAATGCCACCAAACATGGTCAATAAAATACTACGATCAGCAAAAACACTTTTAATTTCGAGCACGACAAGTGCCAAGAATTTATTCATCTGCCAGCCCTACTGAGTGGTGACTTTTGATCCGTAATACTGCAATTACGAAGGTTAAGGTAAATAACCCTAGCGCCAACAATTCCGGTAACAACATCGTAAAGCTTTGACCGTAATTCACCTGACCAATCTGTAATTGCATATAATGGGTGATCGGTAGCAGTGCCCGCCATACCTGCGCTAACACTGGCATGCTTTCGGCAGGGAATGTCACCCCGATAAAAGCAAATGCAGGGGCTGAATACGCCGCGCCCATACTAATCGCCTGGGTTAGATTCATCGTCAACGTGAAGATAAACAGTGCTACAGCCTGCCCTGCTAATACGCCCATCACTAGAATCAGAAATAAATACCCCCAATTCCCCTGCATCGGCATACTCAAGTAACCGTAAAAGAAACTCAGAAACAACAAACCATGCACAATCGATAACAAGGTATAAGGTAATAATTTGCCTATCACAGCGCTAGTCACAACGCCATCTGCACGCTGAAACCAACTAGCTTGGCTATTATTTTTATATTCCGAGCCAAACGCCAGTAATACCGATACCAATATGAAGATCTGCCACAAGGCCGGTACCGCCGCCATCACCAAAAATGGCACATAGTTGGTTGATACATTATACAGCGGATTAACCTGCGTCGAGATAGGGGCTACCGCACCTTTAATAAGCGCGATATGGCCGCCCGTCGCCAGGGTTTTTACTGCATCAATTTGGGCGGTAAACGTTGCAAAGGTTTTCGCCATATTCGACGAGACTAATTTTCCAATTAACACATACTGGGCATTGTAAAAAGTACTCACCTCTGGCGTCATCGCCAAATAGATCTGTTTCTCGAAGCCACGTGGTATTTGTACAACCGCATAGACTTCACCACGCTGCATTAAGGCTTTACCTTCGGCAAGATTCGTCAATTGACTCGTCACAGCAAGCGCGGGATTGGCGTCAATAAAGCGCACTAAACTACGTGATGACTGGCTATGATCTTGATCGACAACCGCCACCGCCAGATCACGTGGAATACCTTGTGAAAAAATGGCGTACACTAACAGCATGCAAGCAATCGGTAACCAAGTCACCAAAGACAATTGCCACTTAGAGGCTAATATTAAGCTGTTTTCACGCTTCCAAACCGCTTTGATTTGCCTAATGAATGAACTCATCATCAAACCAACTTACTGCGCAGTCGCTGACGGTGCCAGCTCGACAACGACGCTCATACCAACACGCAGATCAGCAATAGGCTTAATTGGTCTTGCTTCAATTTCAAAGGTGCGTAAATCAAACCCTTTGGCGTTGTCAGTTGAACGCCACGTCGCGTAATCTCCCATCACTGCAATATGGGATACTTGATATTGATAACGGCCATCACCGAGCGCTGGAATACGCGCAGTTAATACTGTACCTTTTTTCAATCTTGGTAATAAATCTTCGCGAATGTTAAATACCGCCCAGCTATCATTAATATCGACAATACTCACCACAGGGAAACCAGTCGGCGCCAGCTCACCTTCTTTAAGTAAGATCTGTACAACTTCACCATCACGCAATGCATATTGTTTGGTATCTTTGGTGTAAGATTCGACTTCAGCGACCACACCTTCAGCCATACGCTCTTGCTCAATAGCCGCTTGCTTGGTTTCTTTACGCGCGCCTTCTTTCGCCATTTGATAGCCTTGATAGGCTGCATTTTGGGTGTATTTAGCCGCTTGCCACTGGGTATATACTTCATCACGTTTTTGCTCTGGCAATACCCCGTCTTTATACAAATTATCCACACGCTGATAGGTTTTCTCCAGCAACTGTGCCGCAGCCTGGGCCTTTTTCCATTGATCATTAGCCGCAATAATTTGCTGTTCACGGGCCCCTGTTTCCGCTTGCTCGCGCATTGCACTTGCCGCTGAACGACCTGCTTTAGCTTGGGCTAATTTAGCCTCTAACTCAGGACTTGCCAGTGAAAAAATAAGCTGCCCCTGATTAACAAAATCACCTTTTTTAACATCAACAGAGGCAATACGTCCCGGGATCTTAGACGATACATTATATTCCTCAGCTTCAATCTGGCCTTGTAATAAAATCGCTTTTGGTTCGTACGCCTTATTAAATTCAAATACTAACCAGCCAATAACCACTAATACAATTACCGCAATGATGCCTTTTTTAATATTACTCATTTACTTAACCTCGATACCATTGATTTGTAGATAGTCCATGAAGCGCTCAATATCGCCACTCACAGATAATAATTGTGCTAATGATTTTACGTAGTGATAACTGGCAGACAGACGTTGGACACGAATACTCGTTACATATAACTGTGCATCCGCTACTTCCAGTGAGGTCGATAAACCTTGGCTGAATGCTTTTTGGCGCAGTATAACAGTCTCTTCTGACAGGGCTTGGCTTGAAGCCAATGAATTATATTCTTCTAATGCCTGACTCATTTCAGCATAGGTTTTTTCCACTAGAATCGATAAGTCTTGCTGCATTTGCATTTGTAATAGATTGACCTGACGTACCGAACTTTTAGCTGCTACCACTTCTTGTGATGTACCAGAACGCTCTATAATCGGAATACGTACACCAACGCCCACCATCCATTCCGGTAATAACTCACCCGTGACAGAATCATCAGAATATAAATTATAATTACCGTACACCATCACTTCCGGTAAATGCTTAGCCGATGCCATATCTACCATGCCTTTCGCTTGTTCGCGTTTGGCATTGAGGATGGCAATACCGGGATGGTCGGTTAACGTTTTAGCTAAATAAGGCGTTACCGATGTCGCGCTGTTATTGACAAATAACGGCGTGGTTGGCAATACCGAGTCTTGCTGTTTCAGCATTTTGGTTAATGCCAATTTCGCAATTTCATAGTCACGTAATGATTTTTGCGCTTCAATCTGCGCCTTGTCTAACGATACCTGTGCCATTAGCCGTTCGACTTTAGCAATCTGACCTTGTTGCTCTAATTTTATCGCGTGGCTTAAATGATCGGCTAATGCGTCAACGGCATCCAGACGCACTTGATAGACTTGTTCAGCTAACACCACACCAAAATAATATTGCACCAGTTGGGTAAAAGTAGCGCGCGTGGCTAAATTATAATTACTTTGCGCTTCATCGACTTGTGCTTGACGAATATCTTGCGCTGCAGTAATGCGGCCACCGGTATAGACAGGCAAAACAGCATTCAACGACGAATGGGCAAAGTTCTGATTGGTTAACGGTAGATTCGGTAATGTAATCGGTAGCGGAATAGGTAATGCAGCACCCACGCCTGACGTATCAATTTCGACAGGCTTATCAAAATGGGTATATGAACCGGTAATATCAACATTGGGTAAATACAGCGATTTAGCCGCATCTTGTAAAGCTTCCGAATGTTTGACTTCTTCTTTCTTTGCCTGCAACGCATCATTTTTCTGTGCCACTTGATACCAAGCTTCCGAAAAATCAATCGCAGCAGCTTGCACATTACAACTCAATGCTATTGCTGTCATTACGCCATAAAAAACTATTTTCATTATTTATTCCTAAGATCACGCCGTCATGGAATACGTTATTCATATTAATATAGCAACTAACTAAGCTATTAATATCAAATAATTAAACAGCGATGAATAATATTGTCAATAACTGCACACGACGTCATGTTTATACTTCAACAAGAACAAGTAGAGCTTATACTCTAAAAATAATGTAAGAAAAACGACGATGCATGACCAAAACCGAATGATAACGCATAAATTTATCGAGAACTACGTCAATATTAGACTAATTTTAATAACAGCTCACTAACAACTCCGTAAACCGGGGTCTTTTATCAGCAAAATTTACATAATAAAAAGTGGATATTTGCATTTAATTACCAATAGCCATGGTGTCTTATAGCTTAGGTGCGTACAATTACGCCCACGAAATAACAGAGAGAAAGTCGATGTCTTGGATCCAATTAAAAATTAATGCTAACGAAGAAACAGCTGAGAAGATAGGCAACATGCTATCTGGCGCAGGCGCAAGTGCTGTCACATTCATGGACTCACAAGATACCCCTATCTTTGAACCATTACCGGGTGAAACCTTACTTTGGGGTGATACCGATGTAACAGGTTTGTTTGAAGCCGATAAAGACATGCAGCCAATCTTAGCTTTCTTAGCAAAAACCAAGGTACTCGGTCCAGATTTTCGCTACAAGTTAGAAATATTAGAAGACAAAGACTGGGAACGCGAATGGATGGAAAATTTCCACCCAATGCAATTTGGCGAACGTTTATGGATCTGCCCAAGTTGGCGTCCAGTACCGGATGAAAATGCGGTTAACGTAATGCTTGATCCAGGCTTAGCATTTGGTACCGGTACACACCAAACCACCGCATTATGTCTGCAATGGCTAGATGGCCAAGACTTAACTGACAAAACGGTTGTCGATTTTGGCTGTGGTTCAGGTATTCTAGCAATCGCTGCGCTTAAATTAGGGGCTAAGCGTGTTATCGGTGTCGATATCGATCCGCAAGCGATTCTAGCGAGCCGTGATAACGCCGAACGTAATGGCGTTGCCGACCAAATCGAACTGTACTTACCAGCTGACCAACCAGAAGGGATCAAAGCAGACGTCGTGGTAGCAAATATCCTTGCAGCACCGTTACGTGAGCTATCTGGACTTATCGTCAGTTTCTTAAAACCAGGTGGTAAAATCGCCTTGTCTGGTATTTTGGATCACCAAGCAGCAGAATTGAACGAAATATATCGTCAGCACTGCAACATGGCAGAACCGACATTACGTGACGAATGGGCACGCTTAAACGGCGAAATCAAATAATATTACCCATACTGTTTAATCTACAGAAACAAACTTTAAAATGAGGCTTGTGTAGATTAAATAAACAGTAATCACGTAAAAAACGTGCGAAGGGTAATTAATCAGGCTAAAATGCAAGCTATCTTAATTTCTCACTTAACCTTGGTGAAAATTGAATAATAAGCAATTTAGCTCGGTTATCTGTTGTTATAATTTGATTTAGAGGTGTTTTTTTGGCTATTTAATGATTTCAACTAAAAAAATATTCAATAGTCTAATTATTAACCTTTTAACTCGGGTGAAAAATGCGTAACATACGCCGCCTTAGAGCAAATGAGCCGCAACAGATGAAAATAGGTCCTTATCTTCTGGATAACCAATTATTCTTGGCTCCGATGGCTGGTGTAACCGATCGTCCTTTCCGTCAACTTTGTCGTGAATTGGGTGTGGGTATGGCCGTGTCAGAGATGCTATCGAGTAACCCTCGAGTTTGGTCTTCAGAAAAATCGCTACAGCGCATGGATCATGCTGGCGAAACTGGTATCCGTTCCGTGCAAATAGCAGGAGCAGATCCAGCGTTGATGGCAGCAGCCGCGCAACATAATGTAAAAAATGGTGCGCAGATAATTGATATCAACATGGGTTGCCCAGCGAAAAAAGTAAATAAAAAATTCGCCGGTTCTGCATTGATGCAACACCCGGAACAAGTGAAACTGATTTTAGACGCGGTTGTAAATGCGGTCGACATTCCGGTGACACTAAAGATACGTACTGGTTGGGATCCTGAAAATCGCAACGGTATACAGATAGCTGAAATCGCTGAGCAAGCTGGAATTCAAGCCCTCGCGGTTCATGGTCGTACTCGAGCCTGCCTGTATAAGGGCAATGCAGAATACGACACTATAAAAGCGATTAAAGCTAGCATTAGCATTCCTGTGATCGCAAATGGTGATATCGATAGCCCAGAAAAAGCAAAACAGGTACTTGAGTATACTGGTGCAGACGGTCTTATGATCGGACGTCCAGCTCAAGGTAATCCTTGGATTTTTCGGGAAATAAATCACTATCTTAAAACAGGTGAAAAATTACCCGTACCAACTGCTGACGAAGTTCGCCGAGTCATTTTGCAACATGTCGAAAACCTACACCAGTTTTACGGTGAGTTTAAGGGCGTTCGATTTGCGCGCAAACACGTTGGTTGGTACATAC from Moritella marina ATCC 15381 encodes the following:
- a CDS encoding ABC transporter permease, which produces MMSSFIRQIKAVWKRENSLILASKWQLSLVTWLPIACMLLVYAIFSQGIPRDLAVAVVDQDHSQSSRSLVRFIDANPALAVTSQLTNLAEGKALMQRGEVYAVVQIPRGFEKQIYLAMTPEVSTFYNAQYVLIGKLVSSNMAKTFATFTAQIDAVKTLATGGHIALIKGAVAPISTQVNPLYNVSTNYVPFLVMAAVPALWQIFILVSVLLAFGSEYKNNSQASWFQRADGVVTSAVIGKLLPYTLLSIVHGLLFLSFFYGYLSMPMQGNWGYLFLILVMGVLAGQAVALFIFTLTMNLTQAISMGAAYSAPAFAFIGVTFPAESMPVLAQVWRALLPITHYMQLQIGQVNYGQSFTMLLPELLALGLFTLTFVIAVLRIKSHHSVGLADE
- a CDS encoding HlyD family secretion protein, encoding MSNIKKGIIAVIVLVVIGWLVFEFNKAYEPKAILLQGQIEAEEYNVSSKIPGRIASVDVKKGDFVNQGQLIFSLASPELEAKLAQAKAGRSAASAMREQAETGAREQQIIAANDQWKKAQAAAQLLEKTYQRVDNLYKDGVLPEQKRDEVYTQWQAAKYTQNAAYQGYQMAKEGARKETKQAAIEQERMAEGVVAEVESYTKDTKQYALRDGEVVQILLKEGELAPTGFPVVSIVDINDSWAVFNIREDLLPRLKKGTVLTARIPALGDGRYQYQVSHIAVMGDYATWRSTDNAKGFDLRTFEIEARPIKPIADLRVGMSVVVELAPSATAQ
- a CDS encoding TolC family protein, which codes for MKIVFYGVMTAIALSCNVQAAAIDFSEAWYQVAQKNDALQAKKEEVKHSEALQDAAKSLYLPNVDITGSYTHFDKPVEIDTSGVGAALPIPLPITLPNLPLTNQNFAHSSLNAVLPVYTGGRITAAQDIRQAQVDEAQSNYNLATRATFTQLVQYYFGVVLAEQVYQVRLDAVDALADHLSHAIKLEQQGQIAKVERLMAQVSLDKAQIEAQKSLRDYEIAKLALTKMLKQQDSVLPTTPLFVNNSATSVTPYLAKTLTDHPGIAILNAKREQAKGMVDMASAKHLPEVMVYGNYNLYSDDSVTGELLPEWMVGVGVRIPIIERSGTSQEVVAAKSSVRQVNLLQMQMQQDLSILVEKTYAEMSQALEEYNSLASSQALSEETVILRQKAFSQGLSTSLEVADAQLYVTSIRVQRLSASYHYVKSLAQLLSVSGDIERFMDYLQINGIEVK
- the prmA gene encoding 50S ribosomal protein L11 methyltransferase; amino-acid sequence: MSWIQLKINANEETAEKIGNMLSGAGASAVTFMDSQDTPIFEPLPGETLLWGDTDVTGLFEADKDMQPILAFLAKTKVLGPDFRYKLEILEDKDWEREWMENFHPMQFGERLWICPSWRPVPDENAVNVMLDPGLAFGTGTHQTTALCLQWLDGQDLTDKTVVDFGCGSGILAIAALKLGAKRVIGVDIDPQAILASRDNAERNGVADQIELYLPADQPEGIKADVVVANILAAPLRELSGLIVSFLKPGGKIALSGILDHQAAELNEIYRQHCNMAEPTLRDEWARLNGEIK
- the dusB gene encoding tRNA dihydrouridine synthase DusB, translated to MKIGPYLLDNQLFLAPMAGVTDRPFRQLCRELGVGMAVSEMLSSNPRVWSSEKSLQRMDHAGETGIRSVQIAGADPALMAAAAQHNVKNGAQIIDINMGCPAKKVNKKFAGSALMQHPEQVKLILDAVVNAVDIPVTLKIRTGWDPENRNGIQIAEIAEQAGIQALAVHGRTRACLYKGNAEYDTIKAIKASISIPVIANGDIDSPEKAKQVLEYTGADGLMIGRPAQGNPWIFREINHYLKTGEKLPVPTADEVRRVILQHVENLHQFYGEFKGVRFARKHVGWYIQHQTDGVEFRKSFNALDSSAEQHLALMKYFDDLS